One genomic segment of Pseudonocardia sp. T1-2H includes these proteins:
- the cobO gene encoding cob(I)yrinic acid a,c-diamide adenosyltransferase — MPQGQVTTVPQDGLTTRQRRNRPLLVVHTGAMKGKSTAAFGLALRGWNQGWSIGVFQFVKSAKWKVGEEEAFRALGRVHEQTGEGGPVEWHKMGAGWSWSKKAGTEEDHAAAAVEGWAEIRRRIENQVHEVYVLDEFTYPIKWGWIDVHEVVAVLDAREGRQHVIITGRDAAPELIEAADLVMETTKIKHPMDAGQKGQRGIEW; from the coding sequence ATGCCTCAGGGCCAGGTGACCACCGTGCCGCAGGACGGCCTGACCACGCGTCAGCGCCGCAACCGCCCGCTCCTCGTCGTCCACACGGGCGCGATGAAGGGCAAGTCCACGGCCGCGTTCGGGCTCGCGCTGCGCGGCTGGAACCAGGGCTGGTCGATCGGGGTGTTCCAGTTCGTCAAGTCCGCGAAGTGGAAGGTCGGCGAGGAGGAGGCGTTCCGCGCGCTCGGCCGCGTCCACGAGCAGACCGGCGAGGGCGGCCCCGTCGAGTGGCACAAGATGGGTGCCGGCTGGAGCTGGTCGAAGAAGGCCGGCACCGAGGAGGACCACGCCGCCGCGGCCGTCGAGGGCTGGGCGGAGATCAGGCGGCGGATCGAGAACCAGGTCCACGAGGTCTACGTGCTCGACGAGTTCACCTACCCGATCAAGTGGGGGTGGATCGACGTGCACGAGGTCGTCGCGGTGCTGGACGCCCGCGAGGGCCGTCAGCACGTGATCATCACCGGGCGGGACGCCGCGCCCGAGCTGATCGAGGCCGCGGATCTGGTCATGGAGACGACGAAGATCAAGCACCCGATGGACGCCGGGCAGAAGGGCCAGCGGGGGATCGAGTGGTGA
- a CDS encoding cobyric acid synthase yields the protein MDLRGALLVAGTTSDAGKSALVAGICRWLVRRGVSVAPFKAQNMSNNSVVTADGGEIGRAQAMQAHACGLAPSVAFNPVLLKPGSDRTSQVVVRGRASGQVSAMSYRSRKAALLEVVTETLAELRSRYDVVICEGAGSPAEINLRATDIANMGLAQAADLPVVVVGDIDRGGVLAHLFGTVAVLDRADQARIAGFVINKFRGDPALLAPGLDRLRTLTGRPTLGVVPWSDGLWLDAEDSLSAVPDGVLGRPSPPHGAQWLRIAVVRLPRISNATDAEALACEPGVAVRYVTEPSRLLDTDVVVLPGSKATVSDLAWLRSSGLADGVLAHAAAGKPVLGICGGYQMLGRRIVDPAGVEVPGGADVPGLGLLDLEIAFDGDKHLGNPTGTALGHPVRGYEIHHGRVVRSGDPFLLDGEGSDAGVVLGTHWHGLLENDDFRRTLLTRLAAQAGRDGFRVAPATSFAHERARQLDLLGDLVEQHLDTSSLEHVIRHGAAPELPVVASGLAESRP from the coding sequence ATGGATCTCCGGGGCGCCCTGCTGGTGGCGGGAACGACGTCCGACGCCGGCAAGAGCGCGCTGGTGGCCGGGATCTGCCGCTGGCTCGTCCGCCGCGGGGTGTCCGTCGCGCCGTTCAAGGCGCAGAACATGAGCAACAACTCGGTGGTGACGGCCGACGGCGGGGAGATCGGCCGGGCGCAGGCGATGCAGGCGCACGCGTGCGGGCTGGCGCCGAGCGTCGCCTTCAACCCGGTGCTGCTCAAGCCGGGGAGCGACCGGACGTCGCAGGTCGTGGTGCGCGGGCGAGCGTCCGGGCAGGTGTCGGCGATGTCCTACCGCTCGCGCAAGGCCGCGCTGCTCGAGGTCGTCACCGAGACGCTGGCCGAGCTGCGCTCCCGGTACGACGTGGTGATCTGCGAGGGCGCCGGCTCGCCGGCGGAGATCAACCTGCGGGCCACCGACATCGCGAACATGGGGCTTGCGCAGGCCGCGGACCTGCCCGTCGTGGTGGTGGGGGACATCGACCGCGGCGGCGTCCTCGCCCACCTCTTCGGGACCGTCGCGGTGCTGGACCGGGCGGACCAGGCCCGCATCGCCGGCTTCGTGATCAACAAGTTCCGCGGGGACCCGGCCCTGCTCGCGCCGGGCCTCGACCGCCTCCGCACGCTGACCGGCCGGCCGACGCTCGGCGTCGTGCCCTGGTCCGACGGCCTCTGGCTGGACGCCGAGGACTCGCTCTCCGCGGTCCCGGACGGCGTGCTGGGCCGGCCGTCGCCGCCGCACGGGGCGCAGTGGCTGCGGATCGCGGTCGTCCGGTTGCCGAGGATCTCCAACGCCACCGACGCCGAGGCGCTGGCCTGCGAACCGGGCGTCGCCGTGCGGTACGTGACCGAGCCGTCGCGGCTGCTGGACACGGACGTGGTCGTGCTGCCCGGCTCGAAGGCGACAGTGAGCGACCTGGCGTGGCTGCGGTCGTCCGGGCTGGCGGACGGGGTGCTGGCGCACGCCGCGGCGGGGAAGCCGGTGCTCGGGATCTGCGGCGGGTACCAGATGCTTGGGCGACGGATCGTGGACCCGGCCGGCGTGGAGGTGCCGGGCGGGGCGGACGTGCCGGGGCTCGGGCTGCTGGACCTGGAGATCGCGTTCGACGGGGACAAGCACCTCGGGAACCCGACCGGAACGGCCCTCGGGCACCCCGTGCGCGGGTACGAGATCCACCACGGCCGGGTCGTACGTTCCGGGGACCCGTTCCTGCTGGACGGGGAGGGCTCGGACGCCGGTGTCGTGCTCGGCACGCACTGGCACGGGCTGCTGGAGAACGACGACTTCCGGCGGACCCTGCTGACCCGGCTCGCCGCGCAGGCGGGCCGGGACGGCTTCCGGGTCGCGCCGGCCACGTCCTTCGCACACGAGCGGGCGCGGCAGCTCGACCTGCTCGGCGACCTCGTCGAACAGCACCTCGACACGTCCTCACTTGAACATGTGATCCGACACGGTGCGGCTCCGGAGCTGCCGGTCGTGGCGTCCGGTCTGGCAGAGTCGCGCCCGTGA
- a CDS encoding SURF1 family cytochrome oxidase biogenesis protein — translation MRFLLRPGWLAFIAVVLGFVAVCYTVLAPWQFDREDQREAQQAQIDRALNVAPVPVSDLVPGAAVDPGDEWRQVTLTGEYLPEDEALVRLRVVDGRPAFEVMTPMRLTDGRTVAVDRGSVAAPDGQAIPEFAPAPAGTVTVTGRLRVNETDTSGRPSFDAGGHRQIYAADSRALATATGVQMVDGYAQLVAGQPGVLDVLPVEPPVSGAPFTNFSYALQWITFGAIAVVALGLFIRLELLQRRGKRETRTSIRDALSGRDGGVDGPAAKVPARTAPEDDPGA, via the coding sequence ATGCGTTTCCTGCTGCGTCCGGGCTGGCTGGCCTTCATCGCGGTCGTGCTCGGGTTCGTCGCCGTCTGCTACACGGTGCTGGCGCCGTGGCAGTTCGACCGGGAGGACCAGCGGGAGGCCCAGCAGGCACAGATCGACCGCGCCCTGAACGTCGCGCCGGTGCCGGTGTCCGATCTCGTCCCCGGGGCCGCGGTTGACCCGGGCGACGAGTGGCGCCAGGTCACCCTGACCGGCGAGTACCTGCCCGAGGACGAGGCGCTGGTCCGGCTCCGGGTGGTCGACGGCAGGCCGGCCTTCGAGGTCATGACCCCGATGCGGCTCACCGACGGCCGCACCGTCGCGGTCGACCGCGGGTCGGTCGCCGCCCCGGACGGCCAGGCGATCCCGGAGTTCGCCCCCGCACCCGCCGGCACCGTCACCGTGACCGGGCGGCTGCGGGTCAACGAGACGGACACCAGCGGCCGCCCCTCCTTCGACGCCGGCGGGCACCGCCAGATCTACGCCGCGGACTCGCGGGCCCTGGCCACCGCCACCGGCGTCCAGATGGTCGACGGGTACGCGCAGCTCGTCGCCGGACAGCCCGGGGTGCTCGACGTCCTGCCGGTCGAGCCGCCGGTGAGCGGCGCGCCGTTCACGAACTTCTCCTACGCGCTGCAGTGGATCACCTTCGGCGCCATCGCCGTGGTCGCGCTCGGCCTGTTCATCCGGCTGGAACTGCTCCAGCGCCGGGGGAAGCGGGAGACCCGGACGTCGATCCGGGACGCGCTGTCCGGCCGGGACGGCGGCGTCGACGGGCCCGCGGCGAAGGTCCCCGCCCGCACCGCTCCCGAGGACGACCCGGGAGCCTGA
- a CDS encoding cobalamin biosynthesis protein has protein sequence MLGARACGLLVGVLADAVFGDPHRFHPVAGFGSVASALERRVYADSRAAGVGYTAALVGGTVALGVAVERVLPRVLGTALATWAVLGGTSLVREVAALGASLEAGDAAAARARIPHLCARDPELLDSDGMARAGLESVAENTSDAVVAPLFWGAVAGVPGLLGYRAVNTLDAMVGYRSPRHLRFGWASARLDDVANLVPARLAATLFALAAPAVGGRPRDALAAWRRDAGGHPSPNAGPVEASAAGALGVRLGGRTEYAYGVEERAVLGRGPAPVVADLARATRLSRLVGVASAAVAVVVATGLARRG, from the coding sequence GTGCTGGGTGCGCGTGCCTGCGGGCTGCTCGTGGGGGTTCTCGCGGACGCGGTGTTCGGGGATCCGCACCGGTTCCATCCGGTCGCCGGGTTCGGCTCGGTGGCCTCGGCGCTGGAGCGACGGGTCTACGCGGACTCCCGCGCCGCCGGCGTCGGGTACACCGCGGCGCTGGTGGGGGGCACCGTCGCGCTCGGGGTCGCGGTCGAGCGGGTGCTGCCGCGGGTGCTCGGGACCGCGCTCGCCACGTGGGCGGTGCTCGGCGGGACGTCGCTCGTCCGGGAGGTCGCGGCGCTCGGGGCGTCCCTGGAGGCAGGGGACGCCGCAGCCGCCCGCGCCCGGATCCCACACCTCTGTGCCCGCGATCCCGAGCTCCTGGATTCCGACGGGATGGCGCGGGCGGGGCTGGAGTCGGTGGCGGAGAACACGTCCGACGCCGTGGTCGCCCCGCTGTTCTGGGGCGCGGTCGCGGGCGTGCCCGGGTTGCTCGGGTACCGCGCGGTCAACACCCTCGACGCCATGGTGGGCTACCGCTCGCCCCGGCACCTGCGGTTCGGCTGGGCCTCCGCGCGCCTCGACGACGTCGCGAACCTGGTCCCGGCCCGGCTCGCGGCCACGCTGTTCGCGCTCGCCGCGCCGGCCGTCGGGGGGCGTCCGCGGGACGCGCTGGCCGCGTGGCGGCGGGACGCGGGCGGGCACCCGAGCCCCAACGCCGGGCCGGTCGAGGCGTCCGCGGCAGGCGCACTCGGGGTCCGGCTGGGCGGCCGCACGGAGTACGCGTACGGCGTCGAGGAACGCGCGGTCCTGGGGCGCGGTCCGGCGCCCGTGGTGGCCGACCTGGCCCGGGCGACGCGGCTGTCCCGGCTGGTCGGGGTGGCGTCGGCCGCGGTGGCGGTCGTCGTGGCGACCGGGCTCGCCCGACGCGGCTGA
- a CDS encoding flavin reductase family protein — protein MRKDIDPDEMGHGPFYKVLNSVVVPRPIAWVSTRSADGVDNLAPHSFFTVSCVDPPMVQFTSVGKKDSLRNATETGEFVVCLANEPMFERINATGTDFPAEVSEFSAVGLTGEKSAKVTPFRVAESPVALECTLHRALELGDSTVVIGRVVHAAIDDDVFTTDERGNSLPAVERLRPLARLGRNEWSTIGEVLDITRIPYKHWPGHYTPPEA, from the coding sequence ATGCGCAAGGACATCGACCCCGACGAGATGGGCCACGGCCCGTTCTACAAGGTGCTGAACTCCGTGGTGGTGCCGCGCCCGATCGCCTGGGTCTCCACCCGGTCCGCGGACGGCGTCGACAACCTGGCGCCGCACTCGTTCTTCACCGTCTCGTGCGTCGACCCGCCGATGGTGCAGTTCACCTCGGTCGGCAAGAAGGACTCGCTCCGCAACGCGACGGAGACGGGCGAGTTCGTCGTCTGCCTGGCGAACGAGCCGATGTTCGAGCGGATCAACGCCACCGGCACGGACTTCCCCGCCGAGGTCAGCGAGTTCTCCGCGGTGGGCCTGACCGGCGAGAAGAGCGCGAAGGTGACGCCGTTCCGGGTCGCCGAGTCCCCCGTCGCGCTGGAGTGCACGCTGCACCGGGCCCTCGAGCTGGGCGACTCGACCGTCGTCATCGGGCGGGTGGTGCACGCCGCGATCGACGACGACGTCTTCACCACCGACGAGCGCGGCAACAGCCTCCCGGCCGTCGAGCGGCTGCGCCCGCTGGCCCGGCTGGGCCGCAACGAGTGGTCGACGATCGGCGAGGTCCTGGACATCACCCGGATCCCCTACAAGCACTGGCCCGGGCACTACACCCCGCCCGAGGCCTGA